The proteins below are encoded in one region of Phaseolus vulgaris cultivar G19833 chromosome 1, P. vulgaris v2.0, whole genome shotgun sequence:
- the LOC137815663 gene encoding uncharacterized protein encodes MEKHDGGTNPDEHIAIYTTHISLYTWNDAILSRVFPTTLKGATLSWFIRLPLLSIDCFNTLVKKFRAHFATSRPHHLTSIALVNIWHEKGESLRKVMERFGKVALTIRNLSPEVTMHHMITTLKPRPFVVSLCKKPATNLHELRRRSSKFMQMEELREFRNQARADGNDKKMCEKEGGHSFRKGKEEFCSRKFQQYTPLSTNRARILQEAMAVEIIPPPRKVRSLERADQSKHYQYHKNHGHHTEECVALKDRIEELIQVG; translated from the coding sequence ATGGAGAAGCATGATGGAGGCACAAATCCTGATGAACACATTGCAATATACACAACGCATATAAGTTTGTATACGTGGAATGATGCCATTTTGAGCCGAGTATTTCCAACAACTTTGAAGGGAGCGACTCTGAGTTGGTTTATTCGATTGCCATTGTTATCCATTGATTGTTTCAACACTTTAGTGAAAAAGTTTAGAGCTCATTTTGCTACAAGCCGACCACATCATCTGACATCAATTGCCTTAGTGAATATATGGCATGAAAAGGGAGAATCCCTAAGAAAAGTTATGGAGCGCTTTGGAAAGGTAGCACTAACTATCCGCAATCTTAGTCCGGAAGTGACAATGCATCATATGATTACAACACTAAAACCGAGACCATTTGTCGTCAGTCTTTGCAAGAAACCGGCAACCAATCTTCATGAGTTAAGACGACGTTCATCAAAGTTTATGCAGATGGAAGAGTTGAGAGAATTTCGTAATCAAGCGAGGGCGGATGGAAATGATAAGAAGATGTGTGAGAAGGAAGGAGGACATTCGtttagaaaaggaaaagaagaattTTGTAGCCGAAAGTTTCAACAATATACACCATTGAGTACTAATAGAGCAAGAATCTTACAAGAAGCAATGGCAGTAGAGATAATCCCACCACCAAGGAAGGTAAGAAGTCTAGAAAGAGCAGATCAGAGTAAACATTATCAATACCACAAGAACCATGGTCATCATACAGAAGAATGTGTAGCTTTGAAAGATAGAATTGAAGAATTGATTCAGGTTGGGTAG